A part of Streptomyces sp. NBC_00557 genomic DNA contains:
- a CDS encoding NucA/NucB deoxyribonuclease domain-containing protein produces the protein MLTGTTAHAAPSADSDQGQVIWLRSSKPIDLPLGIKYQSALAKQRSSVSAQRLQTSETPQAPQPSSETQEQKIAQDGGQKYVAESGNAAAEKRIVTAAALTKEQCRAMPDAHTTAGKVINHFSFCRWGYNTAIKLNGQGEVEGMVRFRETEIGTGSDNMRDATIEDHTDQLTSSGVFNDSALMSFEVTQAGWPSSNSCKVTDISSNPFTETVGAWRDEYIAYGLVSAKGAGTGPDDIATCVYQHNWKVTGDGATTPWSSGPENGLRFDSSKSLGSKFYDEGVIFDRVIPVFSYDRAKSDTKGVANHVYDALYRPQTTYPQKANKVIPGDVWNGRPPLHRNWANYDAAAAETARKNRNAKDAACRGLSRPNDSYQCDEFPFASTMEGAGLGDGNFSVRYVPGAENSKAGTELSDWYGSDRILHNNAYGIFVK, from the coding sequence ATGCTCACCGGGACCACTGCGCACGCTGCCCCCAGTGCGGACAGCGACCAGGGGCAGGTCATCTGGCTGCGCTCCAGCAAACCCATCGACCTGCCGCTGGGCATCAAGTACCAAAGCGCCCTGGCTAAGCAACGCTCGTCTGTCTCCGCTCAAAGGCTGCAGACCAGCGAGACACCGCAAGCCCCACAACCGTCCAGCGAGACCCAGGAGCAGAAGATCGCTCAGGATGGCGGCCAGAAGTACGTTGCCGAGTCCGGCAACGCCGCCGCTGAGAAGCGAATCGTCACCGCTGCGGCCCTCACCAAGGAACAGTGCCGAGCGATGCCGGACGCGCACACAACCGCCGGCAAGGTGATCAACCACTTCAGCTTCTGCCGCTGGGGCTACAACACGGCCATCAAGCTCAATGGGCAGGGCGAGGTCGAAGGCATGGTCCGGTTCCGCGAGACGGAAATCGGCACGGGTTCCGACAACATGCGGGACGCGACCATCGAAGACCACACCGACCAGCTCACGTCGTCCGGCGTGTTCAACGACTCGGCGCTGATGAGCTTCGAGGTGACACAGGCGGGCTGGCCGTCGTCCAACTCCTGCAAGGTCACCGACATCTCCTCGAACCCCTTCACCGAGACGGTCGGCGCCTGGCGCGATGAGTACATCGCCTATGGCCTGGTGTCTGCCAAGGGCGCCGGCACAGGCCCCGACGACATAGCCACCTGCGTGTACCAGCACAACTGGAAGGTCACCGGCGACGGGGCAACCACGCCGTGGAGCAGCGGCCCCGAGAACGGGCTGCGTTTCGACTCCTCGAAGTCTCTCGGCAGCAAGTTCTATGACGAGGGAGTGATCTTCGATCGGGTCATACCGGTGTTCTCCTACGACCGCGCCAAGAGCGACACCAAGGGCGTCGCGAACCATGTATACGACGCGCTGTACAGGCCGCAGACCACCTACCCGCAAAAGGCCAACAAGGTGATCCCGGGCGACGTCTGGAACGGCCGACCGCCCCTGCACCGCAACTGGGCCAACTACGACGCTGCCGCAGCCGAAACGGCCCGCAAGAACCGGAACGCAAAGGACGCCGCGTGCCGGGGCCTGAGTCGTCCCAACGACAGCTACCAGTGCGACGAATTCCCCTTCGCCTCGACCATGGAAGGCGCCGGCCTGGGTGACGGGAACTTTTCCGTGCGCTACGTGCCGGGCGCCGAGAACAGCAAGGCGGGAACGGAGCTGTCCGACTGGTACGGCAGTGACCGGATCCTGCACAACAACGCATACGGCATCTTCGTGAAGTAA
- a CDS encoding amidase domain-containing protein yields MADDTGVSYAYNRQAAVDWAEQHAQDAEPFPASCTWFVTNVLWAGGLPQDAGWNAAGSHGHLQPRPGTPSATAAQPLLDYLSARYPYTRPVGMDFTANAVPQAEPGDIVAYDWEGDGTIDHLALVVDIAPGQYPEVAEWGTDGTTPTRYVKRGWTYSEKDPGWLQSKHPYVKAWLWHVDTTYLPSF; encoded by the coding sequence ATGGCTGACGACACCGGCGTGAGTTATGCGTACAACCGGCAGGCCGCCGTGGACTGGGCGGAACAGCACGCCCAGGACGCTGAGCCCTTCCCGGCGTCCTGCACGTGGTTCGTCACCAACGTCCTGTGGGCGGGTGGCCTGCCGCAGGACGCCGGCTGGAACGCAGCCGGAAGCCACGGACACCTGCAGCCCCGGCCGGGCACTCCCTCCGCCACTGCGGCGCAGCCGCTGCTGGACTACTTGAGTGCTCGGTACCCGTACACCAGGCCGGTTGGGATGGACTTCACGGCGAATGCGGTGCCGCAGGCCGAGCCGGGGGACATCGTCGCCTACGACTGGGAAGGAGACGGGACCATCGATCACCTGGCCCTGGTGGTCGACATCGCCCCCGGTCAGTATCCCGAGGTCGCGGAGTGGGGCACGGACGGCACCACCCCCACCAGGTACGTCAAGCGCGGGTGGACGTACTCCGAGAAGGATCCGGGCTGGTTGCAGAGTAAGCACCCGTACGTGAAGGCGTGGCTGTGGCACGTCGACACGACGTATCTGCCGAGCTTCTGA
- a CDS encoding helix-turn-helix domain-containing protein, with protein sequence MTAQFMSVRGAAEYLNVSVSWIYRNAARSGLAPYRFGSGINAKIRFKMSEVEAWTKQQRIP encoded by the coding sequence ATGACAGCGCAGTTCATGAGCGTGCGAGGAGCGGCTGAATATCTGAATGTGTCCGTTTCCTGGATCTACAGGAATGCCGCACGCTCAGGGCTTGCCCCTTACAGATTTGGCTCAGGCATCAACGCCAAGATTCGATTCAAGATGTCGGAAGTCGAGGCATGGACTAAGCAGCAACGTATCCCGTAG
- a CDS encoding site-specific integrase, whose translation MARDSLVRGMGSFFKECEHPRSRWPKCPHPYKIRYRSAAGKQLEESGFTDRDKAVGRLTEIYNEKKTAPQARSKAERIQKYGSMRFDEYVEEWKAGQRHLAVASVRHLDSLLEHHLYPALASRRMNSFDHKVVDGFIRTMERNGVGLATQSNAFEKLRSVLLDAHRLGIFPDNPVAGVKPPQYDPARAVIPSPEQLRALRTAGDDAFMLIVLMSGCGLRNGEAAAVNLNNIVAEDVYRVTEQVILSTRQCGPLKHRKAGEYRDVPLPARVGRRSSGMPRRTERSTATFCVSRPTPASRIRTGAWTIRTSETQKKPPIERFVMSAAETRQLVSLGRQLAPYGIRCCLVHASTSDILNRILALMPEPNL comes from the coding sequence ATGGCGCGGGATTCGTTGGTCCGGGGGATGGGCTCGTTCTTCAAGGAGTGCGAGCATCCGCGGTCCCGGTGGCCGAAGTGCCCCCACCCCTACAAGATCCGGTACCGGTCGGCGGCCGGCAAGCAGCTGGAGGAGTCGGGGTTCACGGACCGCGACAAGGCCGTCGGGCGTTTGACAGAGATCTACAACGAGAAGAAGACGGCACCGCAGGCTCGGTCGAAGGCGGAGCGCATCCAGAAGTACGGGTCCATGCGGTTCGACGAGTACGTCGAGGAGTGGAAGGCCGGCCAACGTCATCTGGCTGTCGCGTCGGTTCGGCACCTCGACTCGCTTTTGGAGCACCACCTCTACCCGGCGCTCGCCAGCCGACGGATGAACTCCTTCGATCACAAGGTCGTTGACGGCTTCATCCGTACCATGGAACGCAACGGCGTCGGTCTGGCTACCCAGTCCAACGCCTTCGAGAAGCTGCGCTCGGTCCTCCTGGACGCACATAGGCTCGGGATCTTTCCCGATAACCCGGTGGCCGGCGTCAAGCCGCCGCAGTACGACCCGGCGCGCGCCGTGATCCCGTCCCCCGAACAGCTGCGCGCGCTACGCACCGCAGGCGACGACGCGTTCATGTTGATCGTGCTGATGAGCGGTTGTGGTCTGCGGAACGGCGAAGCGGCGGCCGTGAACCTCAACAACATCGTCGCCGAAGACGTGTACCGGGTCACCGAGCAGGTCATCCTGTCCACCAGGCAGTGCGGCCCGCTCAAGCACCGTAAGGCGGGGGAGTACCGCGATGTTCCCCTTCCCGCTCGGGTCGGGAGACGATCGAGTGGTATGCCGAGACGTACGGAACGGTCGACGGCTACCTTCTGCGTCAGCCGACCGACCCCAGCAAGCCGTATCCGCACTGGGGCATGGACAATCAGGACGAGCGAGACACAGAAGAAACCTCCGATCGAGCGCTTTGTAATGTCTGCAGCCGAAACGCGTCAACTGGTCAGCCTGGGCCGACAATTAGCCCCCTACGGGATACGTTGCTGCTTAGTCCATGCCTCGACTTCCGACATCTTGAATCGAATCTTGGCGTTGATGCCTGAGCCAAATCTGTAA
- a CDS encoding 2-hydroxyacid dehydrogenase, with the protein MPTTVLAAGDHFVLPDLLEQELRAAAPAGTDLDVRQLRLPWPHTPFGKVAEVDEASGTEEEIIEALRGVRICLTQMAPLTERVLAACPDLELFCVSRGGPVNANLEAATRHGVAVCYAPGRNAVATAEHTLALILAAARGLGDVHTDLKRGTWRGDYYDYTRCGVEIDGSVVGLVGFGAIGSRVARVLTAMGATVLVHDPYVSPEAVRGVARLVSLDELLSSSRIVSLHARVTDETRGMIGQAQIEAMPRGSVLVNCARGALADYDAVCDALDSGHLAAAGFDVFPVEPVPAGSRLLSTPNVVLTPHIAGASREVAHKAARIVAADAARFLRAGQLAHCANPEALRG; encoded by the coding sequence GTGCCCACCACCGTCCTCGCCGCCGGCGACCACTTCGTCCTGCCCGATCTGCTCGAACAGGAACTGCGGGCCGCCGCGCCCGCCGGTACCGACCTGGACGTCCGGCAGCTCCGACTGCCATGGCCGCACACCCCGTTCGGAAAGGTCGCCGAGGTCGACGAGGCGTCCGGAACCGAAGAGGAGATCATCGAGGCGCTGCGCGGCGTCCGCATCTGCCTCACCCAGATGGCCCCGCTGACCGAACGGGTGCTGGCCGCGTGCCCCGATCTGGAGCTGTTCTGCGTCAGCCGGGGAGGACCGGTCAACGCGAACCTGGAGGCCGCCACCCGGCACGGCGTCGCCGTCTGCTACGCCCCGGGACGCAACGCCGTCGCCACCGCGGAGCACACCCTCGCGCTGATCCTCGCGGCCGCCCGCGGCCTCGGCGACGTCCACACCGACCTCAAACGGGGCACCTGGCGCGGCGACTACTACGACTACACGCGCTGCGGCGTCGAGATCGACGGCTCGGTCGTGGGCCTGGTCGGCTTCGGCGCCATCGGCTCGCGTGTCGCACGCGTCCTGACCGCCATGGGGGCCACGGTCCTCGTCCACGACCCCTATGTGTCACCGGAGGCCGTGCGGGGCGTCGCCCGGCTCGTGTCCCTGGACGAGCTGCTGAGCAGCTCCCGCATCGTCTCCCTGCACGCGCGGGTGACGGACGAGACCCGCGGCATGATCGGACAGGCCCAGATCGAGGCCATGCCGCGGGGTTCGGTCCTCGTGAACTGCGCCCGGGGCGCCCTGGCCGACTACGACGCGGTGTGCGACGCGCTGGACTCGGGGCATCTGGCGGCCGCCGGCTTCGACGTGTTCCCCGTCGAACCGGTACCCGCCGGCTCGCGTCTGCTGTCCACCCCGAACGTCGTCCTCACCCCGCACATCGCCGGCGCCAGCCGCGAGGTCGCCCACAAGGCCGCCCGCATCGTCGCCGCCGACGCCGCCCGCTTCCTTCGCGCCGGGCAACTCGCCCACTGCGCCAACCCGGAGGCGCTGCGGGGCTGA
- a CDS encoding histidine phosphatase family protein, whose amino-acid sequence MTDFLLVRHGETVWHADNRYAGRSDVPLTELGRRQAAELGAWAAGQHLDAVLCSPLSRARQTAEPAAAALGLTPWVDERLCEVDFGRGDGLTRAEMAEAFPEALAAFLTDPVDHHLPGGEHPAAAADRAAACLQEIAHKLPDGRVLVVAHSTLLRLVLCRFLGIPLARYRQVFPALHNGALTELRLRDGQASLLRLNAPVR is encoded by the coding sequence GTGACCGACTTCCTCCTCGTACGCCATGGGGAGACCGTGTGGCACGCGGACAACCGCTACGCGGGCCGCAGCGACGTGCCGCTCACCGAACTCGGCCGCCGGCAGGCCGCGGAGCTGGGGGCCTGGGCCGCCGGGCAGCACCTGGACGCCGTCCTCTGCTCACCGCTGTCCCGGGCCCGGCAGACCGCCGAGCCCGCGGCGGCCGCGCTGGGCCTCACGCCCTGGGTCGACGAGCGCCTGTGCGAGGTGGACTTCGGCCGCGGCGACGGTCTGACCCGCGCCGAGATGGCCGAGGCGTTCCCCGAGGCGCTCGCCGCCTTCCTCACCGACCCGGTCGACCACCACCTGCCCGGCGGGGAGCATCCCGCCGCGGCGGCGGACCGCGCGGCCGCCTGCCTCCAGGAGATCGCGCACAAGCTCCCCGACGGGCGCGTCCTCGTCGTGGCCCACTCCACCCTGCTGCGCCTGGTGCTGTGCCGGTTCCTCGGCATCCCCCTCGCCCGCTACCGCCAGGTCTTCCCCGCCCTGCACAACGGCGCCCTGACCGAGCTGCGGCTGCGCGACGGCCAGGCGTCCCTGCTCCGCCTCAACGCACCCGTTCGCTGA
- a CDS encoding FGGY-family carbohydrate kinase, whose amino-acid sequence MSDALSPEAVHLGLDLGTQSARAVAVDGTGRLLAAASRPLTGHRDGVRHEQDPEQWWSALAAACRAALTGIDPRRVRGLAVDATSGTVLLADARGRPLTPGLMYDDRRADAYTSRVNTHGARVWDKLGYRAMQPSWALPKLLWMLDDPTLPGGRDLPAGTRLLHQADLITWRLAGHQVASDASHALKTGYDLIAERWPEAELDALGVPGALLPDVVRPGTVLGTVCAEAAETTGIPAGTLITAGMTDGCAAQIAAGALTPGSWNAVLGTTLVLKGASPHLVRDPGGVVYCHRGPGGTWLPGGASSSGAGILTHRFPSAGPADLDALTTRAAATGSTAVVYPLAGSGGERFPFRAPEAESFVLGEPTGDAEEFHACLLGVALLERLCLDYLDHLGAPVDGPLTFTGGGARNRYWAQLRADVLGRPARLPEQAESALGMAVLAATASGATLEEAAGAMVRLREELRPDPARTARLLPVYLDFVDALDRRGWLAPAVAGHARGRARQ is encoded by the coding sequence ATGTCTGACGCCCTGTCACCCGAGGCCGTCCATCTGGGACTCGACCTCGGCACCCAGAGCGCCCGCGCGGTCGCCGTGGACGGTACCGGACGGCTGCTGGCGGCCGCGTCCCGTCCGCTGACCGGCCACCGCGACGGCGTACGCCACGAGCAGGACCCCGAGCAGTGGTGGTCCGCGCTCGCCGCCGCCTGCCGTGCGGCCCTGACCGGCATCGACCCGCGCCGGGTGCGCGGCCTGGCCGTGGACGCCACCTCCGGGACCGTGCTCCTGGCCGACGCCCGGGGCCGCCCGCTCACCCCGGGCCTGATGTACGACGACCGCCGCGCCGACGCGTACACCAGCCGCGTCAACACGCACGGCGCGCGCGTGTGGGACAAGCTCGGCTACCGCGCCATGCAGCCCTCCTGGGCGCTGCCCAAACTCCTCTGGATGCTGGACGACCCAACCCTGCCGGGCGGCCGGGACCTGCCGGCGGGCACCCGCCTGCTGCACCAGGCCGATCTGATCACCTGGCGGCTCGCCGGGCACCAGGTCGCGAGCGATGCCAGCCACGCCCTGAAGACGGGCTACGACCTGATCGCCGAGCGGTGGCCCGAGGCCGAACTCGACGCGCTCGGCGTCCCCGGCGCGCTGCTGCCCGACGTCGTACGGCCCGGAACGGTCCTCGGCACGGTGTGCGCCGAAGCCGCCGAGACGACCGGCATCCCCGCCGGCACGCTCATCACCGCGGGCATGACCGACGGCTGCGCCGCGCAGATCGCCGCAGGGGCGCTCACCCCCGGCTCCTGGAACGCGGTGCTGGGCACCACCCTCGTGCTCAAGGGGGCGAGCCCCCACCTCGTCCGCGATCCCGGCGGCGTGGTCTACTGCCACCGCGGCCCCGGCGGCACCTGGCTGCCCGGCGGCGCCTCCAGCAGCGGCGCCGGCATCCTCACCCACCGCTTCCCCTCGGCGGGCCCCGCCGACCTCGACGCGCTGACCACGCGGGCCGCCGCGACCGGCTCCACCGCCGTCGTCTACCCCCTGGCGGGCTCGGGCGGCGAACGCTTCCCGTTCCGCGCGCCCGAGGCAGAGTCCTTCGTCCTCGGCGAACCCACGGGCGACGCCGAGGAGTTCCACGCCTGCCTGCTGGGCGTGGCCCTGCTCGAACGGCTCTGCCTCGACTACCTCGACCACCTCGGCGCCCCCGTCGACGGCCCGCTCACCTTCACCGGCGGCGGCGCCCGCAACCGCTACTGGGCGCAGCTGCGCGCAGACGTGCTCGGCCGCCCCGCCCGGCTGCCCGAGCAGGCGGAGAGCGCCCTCGGCATGGCGGTGCTCGCCGCCACCGCCTCGGGTGCCACCCTGGAGGAGGCCGCGGGCGCCATGGTGCGGCTGCGCGAGGAGCTGCGCCCCGACCCCGCCCGCACCGCCCGCCTGCTCCCCGTCTACCTCGATTTCGTCGACGCGCTGGACCGCCGCGGCTGGCTGGCACCCGCCGTGGCCGGCCACGCGCGTGGAAGGGCCCGACAGTGA
- a CDS encoding FGGY-family carbohydrate kinase produces MSVLTIDVGTSVIKSVVFDDQGRELAVSRIGTEVLRPRPGWAEQDMDAVWNGVVFTVRSVLSRLGPAQEPVWLVGFTAQGDGCWLVDGDGRPTGPAILWSDGRAGDLLTRWQADGVLERAFRRNGSLTCSGMPNAVLSWLAEHDPERLRRSRTALTAAGWLFLKFTGVTAIDESDASAPFLDHTTGAYDPEILDLFAMTWAEPLLPRILGEHERIAEITGPTAAELGLPAGLPVVMAPYDIAATARGAGAVNPGQACAILGTTLCTEIVTREPDTGGEPCGINIAYRGRERVLRAFPTLSGTEVLDWTCRTLGAADPAALGRLAFGTGPGAGGLAFLPYLSPAGERAPFLDPHARGAFWGLSLDHTPAHVARAVFEGLSLVVRDCLAASGTAVHELRLCGGGSASDAWCRLIADVTGVPTARSADTELGAKGAFLTGLVLTGAESSMHSAAAKYVRMCSSWEPDGERAAFYDGLYAAYITWRDAARSLGWAPAPASVPAAPLAGAPAASPPRTPETPHV; encoded by the coding sequence ATGTCGGTTCTCACGATCGACGTCGGAACATCGGTCATCAAATCCGTCGTGTTCGACGACCAGGGCCGGGAGCTGGCGGTCTCGCGCATCGGCACCGAGGTGCTGCGGCCCCGTCCCGGATGGGCGGAGCAGGACATGGACGCGGTGTGGAACGGGGTCGTGTTCACCGTGCGCAGCGTCCTGTCCCGGCTCGGCCCGGCCCAGGAACCGGTATGGCTGGTGGGCTTCACCGCCCAGGGCGACGGCTGCTGGCTCGTGGACGGCGACGGCCGTCCCACGGGCCCGGCGATCCTGTGGTCCGACGGGCGCGCCGGCGACCTGCTCACCCGCTGGCAGGCCGACGGCGTCCTGGAGCGGGCCTTCCGCCGCAACGGCTCGCTGACGTGCAGCGGCATGCCGAACGCGGTGCTCAGCTGGCTCGCCGAGCACGACCCGGAGCGACTGCGGCGCTCCCGCACCGCGCTGACCGCGGCCGGCTGGCTGTTCCTGAAGTTCACCGGTGTCACCGCCATCGACGAGTCCGACGCCTCGGCGCCCTTCCTCGATCACACCACCGGCGCGTACGACCCCGAGATCCTCGACCTGTTCGCGATGACGTGGGCCGAACCGCTGCTGCCCCGGATCCTCGGCGAGCACGAGCGCATCGCCGAGATCACCGGCCCCACCGCCGCCGAACTCGGCCTGCCCGCCGGGCTGCCCGTCGTCATGGCCCCCTACGACATCGCCGCCACCGCCCGCGGCGCCGGAGCCGTCAACCCCGGCCAGGCCTGCGCCATCCTCGGCACCACCCTGTGCACCGAGATCGTCACCCGCGAACCGGACACCGGGGGTGAGCCGTGCGGCATCAACATCGCCTACCGCGGCCGCGAACGCGTCCTGCGCGCCTTCCCCACGCTCTCCGGCACCGAGGTCCTCGACTGGACCTGCCGCACCCTGGGCGCAGCAGATCCCGCCGCGCTCGGCAGGCTCGCCTTCGGCACCGGGCCGGGCGCGGGCGGACTGGCGTTCCTGCCGTACCTCTCGCCCGCCGGTGAGCGGGCCCCGTTCCTGGACCCGCACGCTCGCGGCGCCTTCTGGGGCCTGTCCCTGGACCACACCCCCGCCCACGTCGCCCGCGCCGTCTTCGAGGGGCTGTCCCTCGTCGTCCGCGACTGCCTGGCCGCGTCCGGGACCGCCGTCCACGAACTGCGCCTGTGCGGCGGCGGATCGGCCAGCGACGCCTGGTGCCGGCTCATCGCGGACGTCACCGGCGTGCCGACGGCCCGCAGCGCCGACACGGAACTGGGCGCCAAGGGCGCGTTCCTGACCGGTCTCGTCCTCACCGGGGCGGAGAGCAGCATGCACAGCGCCGCCGCCAAGTACGTCCGCATGTGCTCCAGCTGGGAGCCCGACGGCGAACGCGCCGCGTTCTACGACGGGCTCTACGCCGCGTACATCACCTGGCGCGACGCCGCCCGCTCCCTCGGCTGGGCGCCCGCACCCGCGTCCGTCCCCGCCGCGCCGCTCGCCGGCGCACCGGCCGCCTCCCCGCCCCGCACCCCGGAGACCCCGCATGTCTGA
- a CDS encoding DeoR/GlpR family DNA-binding transcription regulator gives MAGLDARTEAQEGRRNRVRELVTSRGFVRTSELAAEFGVSVMTIHRDLDALQAQGWLRKVRGGASCLPSTQFHGSAGERLSTMVLAKQLLARAAAEELAPGQVVMIDDSTTCLHLVRHLSDHTPITAISNSLPAISALAREPGVALIALGGTYFPAYDAFMGAHTAHSVEAFRADVLFMSTTAVTGGRCYHMSPETVQVKRAMMAAASRRVLIIDHTKFANQGLYALAPLTDFDLVLVDDDAPAGEVRRLRDNGVHVRTVAGTSAASSALPSHDTT, from the coding sequence GTGGCCGGTCTGGACGCCCGTACGGAGGCGCAGGAGGGGCGCCGGAACCGGGTGCGTGAACTCGTCACGAGCAGAGGGTTCGTCCGCACCAGCGAGCTCGCGGCCGAGTTCGGCGTGAGCGTCATGACCATCCACCGCGACCTGGACGCCCTGCAGGCACAGGGGTGGCTGCGCAAGGTGCGCGGCGGGGCGAGCTGTCTGCCCTCGACACAGTTCCACGGCAGCGCCGGCGAACGCCTGTCGACGATGGTGCTGGCCAAACAGCTGCTGGCGCGGGCCGCCGCCGAGGAACTCGCGCCCGGCCAGGTCGTGATGATCGACGACTCCACGACCTGTCTGCACCTGGTCCGCCACCTGTCGGACCACACCCCGATCACGGCGATCAGCAACTCGCTGCCGGCGATCTCGGCGCTGGCCCGCGAGCCGGGCGTGGCGCTGATCGCCCTGGGCGGCACTTACTTCCCCGCCTACGACGCCTTCATGGGCGCGCACACCGCGCACAGCGTGGAGGCGTTCCGCGCCGATGTGCTGTTCATGTCGACGACGGCGGTGACCGGCGGCCGTTGCTATCACATGTCGCCCGAGACTGTGCAGGTCAAGCGGGCCATGATGGCCGCCGCCTCGCGCCGGGTGCTGATCATCGACCACACGAAGTTCGCCAACCAGGGCCTGTACGCGCTCGCCCCGCTCACCGACTTCGACCTGGTCCTCGTCGACGACGACGCCCCGGCGGGAGAGGTGCGGCGCCTGCGCGACAACGGAGTCCACGTGCGCACCGTGGCGGGGACGTCCGCGGCCTCCTCGGCGCTCCCGTCGCACGACACCACGTGA
- a CDS encoding MFS transporter produces the protein MTVPLNLPAPPAKTGHPDFLDRIGIPKALSWGFLGVLVFMIGDGVESGFLSPYLLHEGLSKERVALLFTVYGVTASVSAWFSGALSDLWGPRRVMMLGLAIWAALQVAFLGLAVPTHHYWLLLTSYGLRGFGYPLFAYGFLVWVTAVTPRHRLGSAVGWFWFAFTGGLPTLGSLVASFTVPWLGTYRTLWFALALVAAGGLIALFLVREPTGRTRLAPIGERPVATLLGSLSIVWRNPRIGVGAVVRTVNTAAQFGFLVFLPVFFTDTLGFSLTEWLRLLSAMFATNIFFNLLFGLVGDRLGWQRTVAWFGGVGCAVTTLLLYYGTTASGDDFPAAMVLVSLFGATLAGYVPLSALMPSLAPEHKGQAMSALNLGAGASTFAGPAVVALFLGPLGVQGVMWIFAGLYLASAGLTLFLTLPEQTSTAGAAVAAPATAGRAEGM, from the coding sequence GTGACCGTCCCCCTGAATCTCCCCGCCCCACCCGCGAAAACCGGACATCCCGATTTCCTGGACCGTATCGGCATTCCGAAGGCCCTTTCCTGGGGATTTCTCGGTGTGCTGGTCTTCATGATCGGTGACGGTGTCGAATCAGGATTCCTTTCCCCCTACCTGCTGCACGAGGGCCTCTCCAAGGAACGCGTGGCGCTGCTGTTCACCGTGTACGGCGTCACGGCGAGCGTCTCCGCCTGGTTCTCCGGGGCGCTCTCCGACCTGTGGGGCCCGCGCCGGGTGATGATGCTGGGCCTCGCCATCTGGGCCGCGCTGCAGGTGGCCTTTCTCGGCCTCGCCGTCCCCACGCACCACTACTGGCTGCTGCTGACCAGCTATGGTCTGCGCGGATTCGGTTATCCGCTCTTCGCCTACGGCTTCCTCGTCTGGGTGACGGCGGTGACGCCCAGGCACCGGCTCGGCTCCGCCGTGGGCTGGTTCTGGTTCGCCTTCACCGGTGGGCTGCCCACGCTCGGCTCACTGGTGGCCAGTTTCACGGTGCCGTGGCTGGGCACCTACCGCACCCTGTGGTTCGCGCTGGCCCTGGTGGCGGCGGGTGGCCTGATCGCGCTGTTCCTCGTGCGCGAGCCGACGGGCAGGACACGGCTGGCGCCCATCGGTGAGCGGCCGGTCGCCACGCTGCTCGGCTCGCTCTCCATCGTCTGGCGCAACCCGCGCATCGGCGTCGGCGCGGTGGTACGCACCGTCAACACCGCGGCGCAGTTCGGTTTCCTGGTCTTCCTGCCCGTGTTCTTCACCGACACGCTGGGCTTCTCCCTGACCGAGTGGCTGCGGCTGCTGTCCGCGATGTTCGCCACCAACATCTTCTTCAACCTGCTCTTCGGGCTCGTCGGCGACCGGCTCGGCTGGCAGCGCACCGTCGCCTGGTTCGGCGGGGTGGGCTGCGCGGTCACCACGCTCCTGCTCTACTACGGCACCACGGCCTCCGGCGACGACTTCCCGGCGGCCATGGTGCTGGTGAGCCTCTTCGGTGCGACGCTCGCCGGTTACGTGCCGCTGTCCGCGCTCATGCCGTCGCTGGCGCCGGAGCACAAGGGGCAGGCGATGTCGGCGCTCAACCTCGGCGCGGGCGCCAGCACGTTCGCCGGCCCGGCCGTGGTCGCCCTCTTCCTCGGGCCGCTCGGCGTCCAGGGCGTGATGTGGATCTTCGCCGGACTCTACCTGGCGAGCGCCGGCCTGACCCTGTTCCTGACTCTGCCGGAACAGACCTCGACGGCCGGCGCCGCCGTGGCGGCGCCGGCGACGGCGGGCAGGGCCGAGGGGATGTAG